A window of the Magnolia sinica isolate HGM2019 unplaced genomic scaffold, MsV1 ctg169, whole genome shotgun sequence genome harbors these coding sequences:
- the LOC131236069 gene encoding CAAX prenyl protease 1 homolog, with protein sequence MVLMYIFETYLDIRQHASLKLPILPKPLVGVVSQEKVENSQAFSLDKSNFHFIHGAVTILMDTTILFFGVLPWFWKRSGDFLVHMGLNSENEILHTLAFLGGVMIWSQV encoded by the exons ATGGTCTTGATGTACATCTTTGAGACATATCTGGATATACGGCAACATGCATCTCTAAAGCTGCCAATTCTTCCTAAACCTTTGGTTGGAGTGGTCAGTCAAGAAAAAGTTGAGAATTCTCAAGCATTTAGTCTTGATAAAAG CAACTTCCACTTTATTCATGGGGCTGTAACCATACTAATGGATACCACAATTTTGTTCTTTGGTGTGCTGCCATGGTTTTGGAAG AGATCTGGAGACTTTCTGGTACACATGGGCCTTAATTCAGAGAATGAAATACTTCACACCCTTGCATTCTTAGGAGGTGTTATGATTTGGTCACAGGTGTGA